A part of Paenibacillus donghaensis genomic DNA contains:
- a CDS encoding AraC family transcriptional regulator, with product MDMKKHILLWNQASVEVIDIRLITLVPGEPAVPYRLPASAYLYATRGQAKVMLDHTLHVFSASWIIHGGKGDVLEFMPGQEVLEYYLILYRARLTLSARKELLAAMERDNPLQMPYGFRPENPVSLYVHAEAMLNSWQLQTPLRRLQVKGLFYQWGYELLHQLQKQSTTQKDQPDLLEQALTYMQQHYHRNFTLQQLADAVSSSPRTLSRLYKSRLQTSPAQYLIRIRMEKAHQLLLNTDAGLEDIAQRLGYPDAYSFGRTFKKYYGLSPIRYKKQQARHSHWPDMPFPVTQSDIVDRSLLRYIDYDNHYQYNQKGELPMYRNTKPSLLLILMLCCTLLLSACAPGAANSANSTPTPAAATSPAPSAPANSADVVTSEAETRTIATVKGDIVVPAQPQRVVVLYLLGDVLALGIKPIGVSDVSEGAAFENELKDVQKLGSWFEASPEAILALDPDLIIVPSEETYEALHLIAPTVLVPYEKMTAEERVSFIGQVVGKEDQAQTLFDNFNTKVEDAKQKLQAAGILDKTVSIMEGGKDRSMAVVSSKQFGRGSQVIYEYLGMKAPKIVQDKIDISTGADGESVSFEVLADYSGDYIFRSSYDGMADLTSDPLWNSLPAVQQGHLIEIDFGLAYYSDIFSMDAQLDYIVKELLATVE from the coding sequence ATGGATATGAAAAAGCACATCTTGTTATGGAATCAGGCTTCCGTGGAAGTTATAGATATACGACTGATTACCTTGGTTCCGGGTGAACCTGCAGTTCCCTACCGTCTTCCGGCCAGCGCCTACCTGTATGCCACACGGGGCCAAGCCAAGGTAATGCTGGATCATACCTTGCATGTCTTCAGCGCTTCCTGGATTATTCACGGGGGCAAGGGTGATGTACTGGAATTTATGCCGGGGCAAGAAGTGCTGGAGTATTATTTAATTCTTTACAGAGCCAGACTCACCCTGTCTGCCCGCAAGGAGCTGCTGGCTGCGATGGAGCGGGACAATCCGCTGCAAATGCCATACGGCTTCAGACCGGAGAATCCGGTCAGTCTGTATGTTCACGCCGAAGCTATGCTGAACAGTTGGCAGCTGCAGACACCGCTTCGGAGGCTGCAGGTTAAAGGTCTCTTCTACCAGTGGGGTTATGAGCTGCTACATCAGCTTCAGAAGCAGAGCACCACTCAGAAGGACCAACCGGATTTGCTGGAGCAAGCACTCACTTACATGCAGCAGCATTATCACCGCAATTTCACGCTGCAGCAGCTCGCGGATGCTGTCTCAAGCAGCCCCAGAACGTTGTCTAGACTGTACAAATCCCGGCTGCAGACCAGCCCTGCCCAATATCTGATAAGAATCCGCATGGAGAAGGCGCATCAGTTGCTGCTGAACACCGATGCCGGACTGGAGGATATTGCCCAGAGATTAGGGTATCCGGATGCCTATTCCTTCGGGCGGACGTTTAAGAAATATTACGGACTGTCTCCGATTCGTTATAAGAAACAGCAGGCCCGCCACAGCCACTGGCCGGATATGCCATTTCCCGTGACCCAAAGTGACATTGTGGATCGTTCTCTTCTCCGTTATATTGACTATGATAATCATTATCAATATAACCAAAAAGGAGAATTACCGATGTATAGAAACACTAAGCCGTCCTTGCTTCTGATCCTGATGCTCTGCTGCACCTTGCTATTGAGCGCCTGCGCTCCAGGGGCTGCCAATTCCGCTAATTCCACTCCAACGCCTGCAGCTGCAACGTCTCCGGCGCCCTCTGCTCCGGCCAACTCAGCTGATGTAGTTACGTCTGAAGCAGAGACACGCACAATTGCCACTGTTAAAGGAGACATTGTCGTGCCTGCACAGCCGCAGCGTGTAGTTGTACTCTATCTGCTCGGCGATGTGCTGGCGCTGGGCATTAAACCGATTGGTGTATCCGACGTATCCGAAGGTGCCGCCTTTGAGAATGAACTGAAGGATGTGCAGAAGCTTGGCAGCTGGTTTGAAGCCAGTCCGGAAGCCATACTCGCGCTGGACCCGGATCTGATCATCGTGCCTTCCGAAGAAACGTATGAAGCTCTGCATCTGATCGCCCCTACTGTACTTGTTCCTTATGAGAAAATGACAGCGGAAGAACGGGTATCCTTCATCGGCCAGGTTGTTGGTAAAGAGGATCAGGCACAGACCCTGTTTGACAACTTCAATACAAAAGTGGAGGATGCCAAGCAGAAGCTCCAAGCCGCAGGCATTCTGGACAAAACCGTGTCGATCATGGAAGGCGGCAAAGACCGCAGTATGGCCGTGGTATCCAGCAAGCAGTTCGGACGCGGCTCACAGGTCATTTATGAATATCTGGGGATGAAGGCACCGAAGATTGTCCAGGACAAGATTGACATCTCGACCGGAGCGGATGGTGAGTCGGTTTCATTCGAAGTGCTGGCCGATTACAGCGGCGACTATATCTTCCGCTCCTCCTATGATGGCATGGCTGATCTAACGAGTGATCCGTTATGGAACAGCCTGCCAGCAGTCCAACAAGGACATCTGATTGAGATTGACTTCGGACTGGCATACTACAGTGATATCTTCTCAATGGATGCGCAGCTGGACTATATCGTGAAGGAGCTGCTGGCTACAGTGGAGTAA
- a CDS encoding FtsK/SpoIIIE family DNA translocase → MAKRRKKKKKALLGSVLKYEIYGIMLITISVIALSGEAAVGRSLSSMAGYLLGRFYFVLPLAGIIYGLMVMIHRKWPSAWTSRHTGGLLLVCSLCLMSTISAMEQKLGPLSLLHPSNVMAQIHNDLSGALKPGADGSTVYMLGKDISGGYIGALEYSALLFLFGSLGAKLLMIVMLAISFMLVTNLSYVELFTLLRVRGVKLVEGIRKKAANRPKAVPVAAKPSRSRAAAPPVLPDDDEDYVEEDPLLPDRSQPTIIQRLTGWFKGSTPERAGAAEDMDEDDDFGLADGPLISGLSSIPTSSAPYAGMEEADEAELEPVTPIIRDFFEHIRSEGLNEEDREEWSEFSPAARSGSMPAAQPSAGQVQADPNQAPAADGEEGVAPLELAGLLDELGEGQVVVPPPPPPKPYKLPSFRLLAKPNNGSKAGDQNDYMQTARKLEATLESFGVRAKVLEVVRGPAVTRYEIQPDIGVKVSRIVNLTDDIALALAAKDIRMEAPIPGKSAIGIEVPNSEVSVVTMREVMETQIFQEAESKLTIAFGRDISGQTIIGNLAKMPHLLVAGATGSGKSVCINGIITSILYKAKPNEVKFLMVDPKMVELNIYNGIPHLLAPVVTDPKRASLALKKIVVEMEKRYDLFSKSGTRNLEGYNNLMKDNPAAVLPYIVVVVDELADLMMVAASDVEDAICRLAQMARAAGIHLIIATQRPSVDVITGLIKANIPSRIAFGVSSNVDSRTILDMPGAEKLLGRGDMLFLPMGASKPVRVQGAFMSDQEVETIVQYVSSQGEATYDESIVPEVDDTVEEDQEPQDALYEQAVQIILEAKQASVSLLQRRMRVGYTRAARLIDSMEARGVIGPYEGSKPREVLVSLEQYQIGRISS, encoded by the coding sequence GTGGCTAAACGAAGAAAAAAGAAGAAAAAAGCGCTGCTAGGCAGCGTTTTAAAATATGAAATCTACGGCATTATGCTGATTACAATTTCAGTTATTGCCTTATCCGGCGAAGCGGCAGTTGGACGTTCTCTCTCCAGCATGGCAGGTTATTTATTGGGGAGATTCTATTTTGTGCTGCCGCTGGCCGGTATTATCTACGGTTTGATGGTGATGATTCACCGCAAATGGCCTTCAGCATGGACCAGCCGTCATACAGGCGGACTGTTGCTGGTATGCTCACTCTGTCTGATGAGCACGATCTCTGCCATGGAGCAGAAGCTGGGACCGCTGTCCCTGCTGCATCCGAGCAATGTAATGGCTCAAATACATAATGATTTATCCGGTGCGCTGAAGCCGGGTGCCGACGGCAGCACGGTGTATATGCTGGGCAAGGACATCAGCGGCGGGTATATCGGAGCACTGGAATATTCAGCTCTGCTGTTTCTCTTCGGCAGTCTTGGAGCCAAGCTGCTGATGATTGTCATGCTGGCGATCAGCTTCATGCTGGTAACGAACCTCTCCTACGTGGAGCTGTTCACCCTGCTGCGGGTCCGTGGCGTCAAGCTTGTGGAGGGAATCCGCAAGAAAGCGGCTAACCGGCCGAAGGCCGTTCCGGTTGCAGCCAAGCCATCCAGAAGCCGTGCTGCGGCGCCTCCGGTGCTGCCCGATGATGACGAGGACTATGTGGAGGAAGACCCGTTGCTTCCTGATCGCAGCCAGCCGACTATTATTCAGCGGCTCACCGGCTGGTTCAAAGGCTCAACACCGGAACGGGCAGGTGCAGCGGAAGACATGGACGAGGATGACGATTTCGGACTGGCCGACGGTCCGCTGATTTCTGGCCTCTCCTCCATTCCAACTTCTTCAGCGCCCTACGCCGGAATGGAGGAGGCTGATGAAGCTGAGCTTGAGCCGGTGACACCGATTATCCGCGATTTCTTTGAGCATATCCGCTCAGAAGGCCTGAACGAAGAGGACCGCGAGGAGTGGAGTGAATTCTCACCGGCGGCGCGCAGCGGCAGCATGCCTGCTGCCCAGCCATCAGCGGGTCAGGTTCAAGCTGATCCTAATCAGGCTCCTGCAGCTGACGGGGAAGAGGGGGTGGCTCCGCTTGAGCTGGCCGGGCTGCTTGATGAGCTGGGCGAAGGCCAGGTAGTCGTGCCGCCGCCACCGCCTCCGAAGCCCTATAAGCTGCCGTCATTCCGGCTGCTGGCCAAGCCCAATAACGGCTCTAAGGCGGGGGACCAGAATGATTATATGCAGACGGCCCGCAAGCTTGAAGCCACACTGGAGAGCTTCGGTGTCCGGGCCAAGGTGCTGGAGGTAGTCCGCGGTCCGGCAGTGACAAGATATGAGATTCAGCCGGATATCGGCGTTAAGGTCAGCCGGATTGTCAACCTTACGGATGACATCGCGCTGGCGCTGGCAGCCAAGGATATCCGTATGGAGGCGCCGATTCCCGGCAAATCGGCAATCGGTATCGAGGTGCCGAACTCCGAGGTCTCGGTGGTGACCATGCGTGAGGTGATGGAGACCCAGATTTTCCAGGAGGCCGAATCCAAACTGACCATCGCCTTTGGACGCGATATTTCGGGCCAGACGATTATCGGCAACCTGGCCAAGATGCCCCATCTATTGGTGGCAGGTGCCACAGGTTCAGGCAAGTCTGTATGTATCAACGGTATCATCACCAGTATTCTCTATAAAGCGAAACCGAACGAAGTCAAGTTTCTGATGGTCGACCCCAAGATGGTCGAGCTGAACATCTATAACGGAATTCCGCATCTGCTGGCACCGGTGGTTACCGATCCGAAGCGGGCCAGTCTGGCGCTCAAGAAGATTGTTGTAGAGATGGAGAAGAGATATGACCTGTTCTCCAAATCGGGAACGCGCAATCTTGAAGGCTACAACAACCTGATGAAGGATAATCCGGCTGCAGTGCTGCCTTACATCGTTGTAGTGGTGGACGAGCTTGCCGATCTGATGATGGTTGCTGCGAGCGATGTGGAGGATGCAATCTGCCGGCTGGCCCAGATGGCCCGTGCTGCAGGCATCCATCTGATTATTGCAACACAGCGTCCATCCGTCGACGTTATCACAGGACTGATCAAAGCGAATATCCCTTCGCGGATTGCCTTTGGGGTATCCTCCAATGTGGATTCCCGCACCATTCTGGATATGCCGGGTGCGGAGAAGCTGCTGGGTCGCGGAGATATGCTCTTCCTGCCCATGGGAGCTTCCAAGCCAGTACGTGTACAGGGCGCTTTCATGAGTGATCAGGAAGTGGAGACCATTGTACAATATGTCAGCAGCCAGGGCGAGGCCACTTATGATGAGTCCATTGTTCCTGAAGTAGACGATACCGTAGAGGAAGACCAGGAGCCCCAGGATGCATTGTATGAGCAAGCGGTGCAGATCATCCTGGAAGCGAAGCAGGCCTCCGTATCCTTGCTTCAGCGGCGCATGAGAGTGGGCTACACACGTGCGGCACGCTTAATCGACTCTATGGAAGCCCGGGGGGTTATCGGGCCTTACGAGGGCAGCAAGCCCCGTGAAGTGCTGGTCTCGCTGGAGCAGTACCAGATTGGCCGGATCAGTTCTTAA
- a CDS encoding YlzJ-like family protein, protein MIFYTVMPMEEIWEGAIHTSAPTMEVSVAGVVMEVEPLEQGRGRIVRLLQCPLDSYLNPALSPGAVVSLLK, encoded by the coding sequence ATGATCTTTTATACAGTAATGCCGATGGAAGAAATTTGGGAAGGGGCTATTCATACCAGTGCTCCGACTATGGAGGTCAGCGTAGCAGGGGTGGTGATGGAGGTAGAGCCGCTGGAGCAGGGCAGGGGCCGGATCGTGCGGCTGCTGCAGTGTCCGCTGGACAGCTACCTCAATCCTGCCCTCTCTCCGGGGGCGGTGGTCTCTTTGCTGAAATGA
- a CDS encoding ClpP family protease: MEYNRSNSESANEELNPAEKPGVNEMMAPTAINALKELGQTVVPSGEPDIFCLTIIGQIEGHIVMPPHNKTTKYEHIIPQLVAAEQNKGIKGLLIILNTVGGDVEAGLAIAEMIASLSKPTVTVVIGGGHSIGVPIAVASSYSIIAESATMTIHPIRMNGLIIGVPQTFEYMEKMQERVVKFVTSHSRITEGQFKSLMFQTGELNRDIGTAVGGLDAVKYGLMDEVGGIGAALKRLNDMIAGQDVMMPVVGVAGGLTQ; encoded by the coding sequence ATGGAGTACAACAGAAGCAATAGTGAGAGTGCCAATGAGGAGCTGAATCCCGCCGAGAAGCCGGGTGTCAATGAAATGATGGCCCCAACTGCGATCAACGCACTGAAGGAACTGGGACAGACGGTGGTTCCAAGCGGGGAGCCGGATATTTTCTGTCTGACGATTATCGGCCAGATTGAAGGGCATATTGTGATGCCGCCCCATAACAAAACAACAAAATATGAGCATATTATTCCGCAGCTGGTGGCTGCAGAGCAGAATAAAGGCATCAAAGGGCTGCTGATCATCCTGAATACGGTTGGAGGCGATGTGGAGGCAGGGCTGGCGATTGCCGAAATGATCGCTTCCTTATCCAAACCAACCGTGACGGTGGTCATTGGAGGCGGACACAGCATCGGGGTGCCGATTGCCGTAGCTTCCAGCTACTCCATCATTGCCGAAAGCGCCACAATGACGATTCATCCCATCCGCATGAACGGACTTATTATCGGGGTGCCCCAGACGTTTGAGTATATGGAGAAAATGCAGGAGCGTGTCGTCAAATTTGTCACCTCCCACTCACGGATTACCGAGGGGCAATTCAAGAGCCTGATGTTCCAGACCGGCGAGCTGAACCGTGACATCGGCACTGCGGTCGGCGGGCTGGATGCGGTCAAATACGGGCTGATGGATGAGGTGGGCGGAATTGGCGCCGCGCTTAAGCGGCTGAACGACATGATCGCCGGTCAGGATGTAATGATGCCTGTAGTGGGCGTGGCAGGAGGGCTGACACAATGA
- a CDS encoding anti sigma factor C-terminal domain-containing protein, whose amino-acid sequence MTAPWEEKEDQQLAQTLKKAKRRSMFRSISISFIVSIVTLIVVFFGAAQLVERQSREAHFSEQLYMSISSPNEYESGFKDNRGFLSGVLEINTYKIIENVPIPWQEKWFNYNEWWFPFATGAYGGISNLTVKGSGYQENEELEYHRQYNPYNGQKEMAYYVPDVDYNGKILNDLPAITQMGNEKLAELALSFNKDYSFDEVKNMLPAGIKPVWYWVDTYDDPKGFDSEPHKDGVGKLIYPRPLSSSFGVYGFRIRPDTDQVEPKDFIGAIQYGLERKDNYYSEYKRISKYLSPDNSEPKAENIRILGVVVTGTPASLSSLNGQTYIRGAALGAVVDKY is encoded by the coding sequence ATGACCGCTCCATGGGAAGAGAAAGAAGATCAGCAACTGGCACAGACCTTAAAAAAGGCTAAACGGAGAAGCATGTTCCGTAGTATCAGCATTTCATTTATCGTAAGTATTGTTACACTAATCGTTGTTTTTTTCGGCGCTGCACAGCTTGTTGAACGGCAATCAAGGGAGGCTCATTTCAGTGAACAGCTGTATATGTCAATCAGCAGTCCCAATGAGTATGAATCTGGCTTCAAGGATAACCGTGGATTTCTGTCGGGCGTGTTGGAGATCAATACCTATAAGATAATCGAGAACGTACCCATTCCCTGGCAGGAGAAATGGTTTAATTACAATGAATGGTGGTTTCCCTTCGCTACAGGCGCCTATGGTGGAATAAGCAACTTGACGGTTAAGGGATCGGGTTATCAAGAAAACGAAGAGCTTGAATATCACCGCCAGTATAACCCCTATAACGGCCAGAAGGAGATGGCTTATTACGTCCCGGATGTCGATTACAATGGCAAAATCCTCAACGATCTGCCTGCAATCACACAGATGGGTAACGAAAAATTGGCAGAGCTGGCTTTGTCGTTCAACAAGGACTATTCCTTCGACGAGGTGAAGAACATGCTCCCTGCAGGCATTAAGCCGGTATGGTATTGGGTCGATACGTATGATGACCCGAAGGGATTTGATTCTGAGCCTCACAAGGATGGCGTTGGCAAACTGATTTATCCACGACCCCTGTCCTCTTCCTTTGGCGTTTACGGTTTTAGAATCCGACCGGATACGGATCAGGTGGAACCGAAAGATTTTATCGGTGCTATTCAGTATGGACTCGAACGGAAAGACAATTATTACAGTGAATATAAAAGGATATCAAAATACCTCAGTCCAGATAACTCCGAACCGAAGGCTGAAAACATACGGATCTTGGGTGTCGTTGTCACGGGAACACCTGCTTCGCTGAGCAGTCTGAATGGGCAAACCTATATTCGGGGAGCAGCCCTGGGTGCTGTCGTAGACAAATATTAA
- a CDS encoding RNA polymerase sigma factor, whose protein sequence is MRPFNKEQQLQSKMAEIRRYLIRLGAGTADAEDIVQDTLYKALLYLEGIDERKFSAWLYKVAINAYYDMCRKHKRFQYMDEAAEQAASESEQPDSLLLRQEQKELIERVLGKLKPASRQLILLKYEMELSYKEISSLLGISEGTVKASLYRARQQFQQIYGGEEQ, encoded by the coding sequence ATGAGGCCATTCAACAAGGAGCAGCAGCTTCAATCCAAAATGGCAGAGATTCGGCGATACTTAATCCGTTTAGGCGCTGGCACCGCTGATGCGGAGGATATCGTGCAGGACACATTGTACAAGGCGTTGTTATACCTTGAGGGAATCGATGAACGCAAGTTTAGCGCATGGCTCTATAAGGTGGCGATTAATGCTTACTATGATATGTGTCGCAAGCATAAACGGTTTCAGTATATGGATGAAGCGGCTGAACAAGCTGCTTCGGAGTCTGAGCAGCCGGATTCACTGCTGCTTCGGCAGGAACAGAAAGAATTGATTGAGCGAGTTCTCGGCAAGCTGAAGCCGGCGAGCAGGCAGCTGATCCTGCTCAAATATGAGATGGAGCTGTCCTATAAGGAAATTTCGTCACTGTTGGGCATCAGTGAAGGAACGGTAAAAGCATCGTTATATCGTGCCAGACAGCAATTTCAACAAATCTACGGAGGTGAGGAGCAATGA
- a CDS encoding ribonuclease J encodes MSKKNNNNNDKLTIFALGGVGEIGKNMYVIQYGADIVVVDSGLKFPEEDMLGIDIVIPDISYLTENRDKVRGIVLTHGHEDHIGGLPYVLKNLNVPIYGTRLTLGLVENKLKEANLLGDTTRILIHEDSEIELGNLTATFFRTNHSIPDSVGVCIETPEGNVVHTGDFKFDHTPVNGQFANLHRMAEIGQKGVLALLSDSTNAEKPGFTPSEKNVGIVLEDIFRKAEQRVVVATFASNVHRIQQVVNAAESTGRKITVIGRSMVNVVSIASELGYLNVPDGMLIETEEMNRMAGNRVVVLCTGSQGEPMSALTRMARSSHRKVDILPGDTVIIAATPVPGNEKYVGRTIDELFRLGANVIYSGSNSGVHVSGHGSQEELKLMLNLMKPKFFLPIHGEYRMQRRHAILAESVGVEPGNIFITEIGEVIEISGGAARRAGKVTAGNVLIDGLGVGDVGNIVLRDRKLLSQDGILVVVVTLSKQNGAIVSGPDIISRGFVYVRESEGLLDEANRIVSSTLQRLMSEKVNEWASLKTSVKDSLGRFLYEQTRRRPMILPIIMEV; translated from the coding sequence TTGTCCAAAAAAAATAATAACAACAACGATAAACTGACGATTTTCGCATTGGGCGGGGTCGGGGAAATCGGGAAAAACATGTATGTCATTCAATATGGAGCTGACATTGTAGTCGTAGACTCGGGACTGAAGTTCCCAGAAGAGGATATGCTCGGTATTGATATTGTTATTCCTGATATTTCTTATTTGACGGAGAACCGTGACAAGGTAAGAGGAATTGTGCTTACCCACGGGCACGAGGATCACATCGGGGGACTCCCTTATGTGCTGAAGAATCTGAACGTTCCCATATACGGAACCAGACTGACTTTAGGCCTTGTAGAGAATAAATTGAAGGAAGCCAACCTGCTGGGCGATACCACGCGGATTCTGATTCATGAAGATTCCGAAATTGAGCTTGGCAACCTGACAGCCACCTTCTTTAGAACTAATCACAGCATTCCCGATTCTGTCGGCGTGTGCATTGAGACACCAGAAGGCAATGTAGTGCACACAGGTGACTTCAAATTCGACCACACCCCAGTCAACGGTCAATTTGCGAACCTGCACCGCATGGCTGAAATCGGCCAAAAAGGTGTACTTGCCCTGCTGTCAGACAGTACCAACGCCGAGAAACCGGGCTTCACTCCATCCGAGAAGAATGTCGGCATTGTGCTTGAAGACATTTTCCGCAAGGCGGAGCAGCGTGTGGTTGTAGCTACCTTTGCTTCCAACGTGCACCGTATCCAGCAGGTCGTCAATGCTGCCGAATCAACCGGCCGCAAGATTACCGTTATTGGCCGCAGTATGGTCAACGTGGTATCGATCGCTTCCGAGCTAGGATATCTGAATGTGCCGGATGGTATGCTTATTGAAACTGAAGAAATGAACCGGATGGCGGGCAACCGTGTAGTGGTTCTGTGCACAGGCAGCCAGGGCGAGCCAATGTCCGCTCTGACACGTATGGCACGCTCCAGTCACCGCAAGGTGGATATTCTGCCGGGCGATACCGTTATTATTGCGGCAACGCCGGTACCAGGCAACGAGAAATATGTCGGCCGTACCATTGATGAGCTGTTCCGTCTTGGCGCCAATGTAATTTACAGCGGCTCCAACTCCGGGGTTCACGTATCTGGACACGGCAGCCAGGAAGAGCTCAAGCTGATGCTCAACCTGATGAAACCGAAGTTCTTCCTGCCGATTCACGGTGAATACCGTATGCAGCGCAGACACGCCATCCTCGCAGAATCTGTCGGCGTAGAACCAGGCAACATCTTCATCACTGAAATCGGTGAGGTTATCGAAATTTCAGGCGGAGCCGCCCGCAGAGCCGGTAAGGTAACGGCAGGCAACGTCTTGATCGATGGACTGGGTGTAGGCGATGTCGGCAATATTGTGTTGCGTGACCGTAAGCTGCTCTCCCAGGACGGAATTCTGGTCGTGGTTGTTACACTGAGCAAGCAGAATGGTGCGATTGTCTCCGGACCGGACATCATCTCCCGCGGATTTGTCTATGTTCGTGAATCCGAAGGACTGCTCGACGAGGCGAACCGGATTGTATCCAGCACTCTGCAGCGCCTGATGAGCGAGAAAGTCAACGAATGGGCATCACTGAAGACCAGCGTGAAGGATTCGCTCGGCCGGTTCCTATATGAACAGACCCGCCGCAGACCGATGATCCTGCCAATTATTATGGAAGTCTGA
- the dapA gene encoding 4-hydroxy-tetrahydrodipicolinate synthase: protein MDFGRLITAMVTPFDGEGEINWNAAAQLVDYLIEEQKSEALVVCGTTGESPTLSDEEKLQLFAFVRKQAAGRCKVIAGTGSNNTRHSIHLTQEAERIGVDGVLLVVPYYNKPNQEGLFQHFAAIAAATKLPVILYNVPGRTSVSMSVTTTLRLAEIPNIVATKECASVDQITLICAACPQDFRVYTGDDSAGLAALAVGGHGIISVASHVVGAQMSEMIASFTAGDIKRAGALHRQLFPVFKGLFECPQPLPNPSAVKYALNLRGLNVGSVRLPLVSPTEEEAAFIAALFK, encoded by the coding sequence ATGGATTTCGGAAGATTAATAACAGCCATGGTTACCCCGTTTGACGGCGAGGGAGAGATCAACTGGAACGCTGCAGCACAGCTTGTGGATTATTTAATTGAAGAGCAGAAGTCCGAGGCGCTGGTCGTCTGCGGTACTACCGGAGAATCACCAACGTTAAGCGATGAGGAGAAGCTGCAGCTGTTTGCGTTCGTGCGGAAGCAGGCGGCCGGACGCTGTAAGGTCATAGCAGGCACCGGCAGCAACAATACGCGCCATTCGATTCACCTCACACAGGAAGCGGAGAGGATCGGCGTGGACGGTGTGCTGCTGGTCGTTCCTTACTACAACAAACCGAACCAGGAGGGACTGTTCCAGCATTTCGCAGCCATTGCCGCCGCAACGAAGCTTCCGGTTATTCTCTATAATGTTCCCGGCCGCACCAGTGTAAGCATGAGCGTGACAACTACACTGCGTCTCGCTGAAATCCCTAACATTGTGGCTACCAAGGAGTGTGCTTCTGTTGACCAGATCACACTGATCTGTGCGGCGTGTCCGCAGGATTTCCGTGTATACACCGGGGATGACTCGGCTGGGCTTGCCGCACTGGCGGTGGGAGGACACGGGATTATCAGCGTGGCCAGCCATGTGGTAGGCGCGCAAATGTCGGAGATGATCGCAAGCTTTACCGCAGGAGACATCAAGCGTGCCGGAGCCTTGCATCGGCAGCTGTTCCCTGTGTTCAAGGGACTGTTTGAATGTCCCCAGCCACTGCCTAACCCCTCGGCTGTCAAATATGCGCTGAACCTGCGCGGGCTGAATGTCGGCTCGGTCAGACTGCCGCTCGTCTCGCCTACGGAGGAAGAGGCGGCTTTTATTGCCGCACTTTTCAAGTAA